A section of the Vibrio vulnificus CMCP6 genome encodes:
- a CDS encoding NAD(P)/FAD-dependent oxidoreductase, translating to MSNKFDVVVIGAGAAGLMCAAEAGRRGRKVLVLDHAKKPGRKILISGGGRCNFTNNEVSAKNYLCRNPHFVKSALSQYSNWDFISMIYKYGIEFEERDHGQLFCLDSAKEIVNMLLSECDQPNIAQRYQVLLTEIEKTEQGFVLRAGAEAFECQSLVVATGGLSMPKLGATPFGYKIAEQFGIPVVPTTAGLVPFTLHKQDKEDFAELSGIAIPAEITAEDGTLFKEALLFTHRGLSGPAVLQISSYWKAGQAVSINLVPEVDVLELLQRNLEKHPNQSMKNTLAKVLPKRLVEVLIERNELTDKPLKQYNGKELQEIVEYLEHWKIAPNGTEGYRTAEVTLGGVDTDYLSSKTMECKTVPGLYFIGEVMDVTGWLGGYNFQWCWSSGFVAGQWV from the coding sequence ATGAGTAACAAGTTTGATGTGGTGGTGATTGGTGCCGGTGCGGCGGGATTGATGTGTGCTGCCGAGGCAGGCCGTCGTGGCCGCAAAGTGTTGGTGCTTGACCACGCGAAAAAGCCAGGCCGCAAAATTCTCATCTCCGGTGGTGGTCGTTGTAATTTCACCAACAATGAGGTCTCGGCGAAAAACTACTTGTGCCGGAATCCCCATTTCGTCAAATCCGCCCTGTCGCAGTACAGCAACTGGGACTTCATTTCGATGATCTACAAGTATGGCATTGAGTTTGAAGAGCGCGACCATGGTCAGTTGTTCTGCCTCGACTCTGCCAAAGAGATCGTCAACATGCTGCTGAGTGAGTGTGACCAGCCGAACATTGCCCAGCGCTACCAGGTACTACTCACCGAAATCGAGAAAACCGAGCAAGGTTTTGTGCTGCGTGCTGGCGCAGAGGCATTTGAATGCCAATCTCTGGTGGTGGCGACGGGTGGCTTATCGATGCCAAAACTGGGCGCGACCCCTTTCGGCTATAAAATCGCTGAGCAGTTTGGTATTCCAGTGGTGCCGACCACCGCAGGCTTAGTGCCATTTACGCTGCATAAGCAAGACAAAGAAGATTTTGCTGAGCTCTCGGGGATTGCCATTCCGGCGGAGATCACCGCAGAAGATGGTACGTTGTTTAAAGAAGCACTGCTGTTTACCCATCGCGGCTTATCTGGCCCTGCGGTGTTGCAAATCTCCTCGTATTGGAAGGCTGGTCAAGCGGTGAGCATTAATCTGGTGCCTGAGGTGGATGTGCTGGAGCTGCTGCAACGCAATTTGGAAAAACACCCAAATCAGAGCATGAAAAACACGCTGGCGAAAGTGCTGCCTAAGCGCCTCGTCGAAGTACTGATCGAGCGTAACGAGCTGACGGACAAACCTCTTAAGCAATACAATGGAAAAGAGCTGCAAGAGATTGTCGAGTATTTGGAGCATTGGAAAATTGCGCCTAATGGCACTGAGGGCTACCGCACGGCGGAAGTCACGTTGGGCGGTGTGGACACCGATTACCTTTCCTCAAAAACCATGGAGTGCAAAACCGTCCCAGGGCTGTACTTTATTGGTGAAGTGATGGATGTGACAGGTTGGCTTGGCGGCTACAATTTCCAGTGGTGCTGGTCGAGCGGCTTTGTCGCGGGGCAGTGGGTGTAA
- a CDS encoding uroporphyrinogen-III synthase, which produces MAVLVTRPAEQGQALCQLLQQAGVPALQHPLIDIVANSSLNTLANDLKQSDVIIAVSQHAVQCAEHILKAQQQNWPQNALYLAVGQKTAHYLSKVTHQDVNYPTVSDSEHLLQLPVFNRIAGKRVLILRGNGGRELIHQALSQRGADVRYCETYQRELIPFDAVSSLTLWRDQGVDTLIVTSAEQLDYLHAQMSDEGKFWLYQQRLLVPSERIAAIATQLGFTQVCNVGSASNKDLLAALQPK; this is translated from the coding sequence ATGGCGGTACTGGTAACAAGGCCAGCCGAGCAAGGCCAAGCGCTTTGCCAACTGCTTCAACAAGCTGGAGTCCCTGCACTCCAGCACCCTCTTATTGATATCGTTGCGAATAGCTCACTCAACACCCTCGCCAACGACCTGAAACAAAGCGATGTGATCATCGCAGTGAGTCAACATGCGGTGCAATGCGCCGAACACATCCTCAAAGCACAGCAACAAAACTGGCCGCAAAACGCGCTTTACCTTGCCGTTGGTCAAAAAACCGCACACTATTTGAGCAAAGTTACCCACCAAGACGTAAACTACCCGACGGTCAGTGATAGCGAGCACCTCCTACAACTCCCAGTGTTCAATCGGATAGCAGGAAAACGCGTATTGATTCTGCGCGGTAACGGCGGACGAGAACTGATACATCAGGCATTGAGCCAACGAGGGGCTGACGTCCGGTATTGTGAGACCTACCAGAGAGAATTGATCCCCTTTGATGCGGTAAGCTCTCTCACCTTATGGCGCGATCAGGGAGTCGACACTCTGATTGTCACCAGTGCAGAACAACTCGACTACCTCCACGCTCAAATGAGTGATGAGGGTAAATTTTGGTTATATCAACAACGCTTGCTGGTTCCCAGCGAACGTATTGCTGCCATTGCGACCCAACTTGGCTTTACTCAGGTTTGCAATGTAGGAAGTGCCTCGAACAAAGATTTACTGGCTGCTCTCCAGCCTAAGTAA
- a CDS encoding heme biosynthesis protein HemY → MIRLIFLFVVLGAGLFVGTQFSGQQGYVLISIANTTIEMSVTTLVIFIVAALAGLFGLEYLVKKVLYTGFTTWNWFSVRKMRRSRRYTNEGIIKLLEGDWKGAEKKVTRWANHHDMPLLCYLVASEAADGQGDKAKRDHYLALAAEQENAYLAVELTRSKQLVREGEFALAFDSLQSLKGRYPNNPIVLNLLKTTYLELKLWQPLIDLLPTLNKQALISPEDAEQMHQRAQCGLLADVAGQQGSEGLIKHWNTLPRKVKQDPHLVACFAKQLIARKADHEALTVIKEALKKSPSPELYALLPQLNLSDVHPVIVMLEQNVKNDNHNAEAHSALAQLYFREGKWPQAQSHFETALKVRSSVSDYAFLADALEKQNLNKAAHEVSRKALTLVQNH, encoded by the coding sequence ATGATTCGTTTGATCTTCCTCTTTGTCGTGCTTGGTGCCGGGCTGTTTGTCGGTACCCAGTTTTCTGGCCAGCAGGGTTATGTGCTGATCTCGATCGCCAACACCACGATTGAAATGAGCGTCACCACCTTGGTGATTTTCATTGTCGCGGCTTTGGCCGGTTTGTTTGGCTTAGAATACCTAGTTAAAAAAGTACTCTATACCGGTTTCACCACGTGGAACTGGTTTAGCGTACGCAAAATGCGCCGCTCTCGTCGTTACACCAACGAAGGCATCATCAAGTTGTTGGAAGGCGACTGGAAAGGCGCAGAGAAGAAAGTGACACGCTGGGCCAACCATCATGACATGCCTCTGCTTTGTTACTTAGTGGCCTCAGAAGCAGCGGATGGCCAAGGTGACAAAGCCAAGCGCGATCACTACTTAGCATTGGCTGCCGAGCAAGAAAATGCCTACTTGGCGGTAGAGCTAACCCGATCAAAGCAGTTGGTACGAGAGGGCGAATTTGCGCTGGCGTTTGATAGCTTGCAGTCTCTCAAAGGTCGCTACCCTAATAATCCGATTGTGCTGAACTTGCTCAAAACCACTTACCTAGAGCTCAAGTTATGGCAGCCTCTGATTGACCTCTTGCCAACACTCAACAAGCAAGCGTTGATCTCCCCAGAGGACGCCGAACAGATGCACCAACGAGCTCAGTGCGGTTTACTGGCCGACGTTGCTGGGCAGCAAGGCAGTGAAGGATTAATCAAACACTGGAATACACTGCCACGCAAAGTCAAACAAGATCCACATTTGGTGGCCTGCTTTGCCAAACAGTTGATTGCCCGTAAAGCCGACCACGAAGCACTCACCGTGATCAAAGAAGCACTGAAAAAATCACCATCGCCAGAGCTGTACGCACTACTGCCACAACTCAACCTTAGCGATGTGCATCCTGTGATTGTGATGCTCGAACAGAATGTGAAAAACGACAACCACAACGCCGAAGCGCACAGCGCACTGGCGCAGTTGTATTTCCGTGAAGGCAAATGGCCACAAGCACAGTCGCACTTTGAAACGGCACTGAAAGTACGTTCGAGTGTTTCCGACTACGCTTTCCTAGCCGATGCGCTTGAGAAGCAAAACCTCAACAAAGCCGCGCATGAAGTGTCACGTAAAGCGCTGACGCTGGTACAAAATCACTGA
- a CDS encoding uroporphyrinogen-III C-methyltransferase produces MTSKKNNEPNKPEETTSQPITSDASTPETSNTESTASVSADEPTVTPTTPPPAAAAKKEDKKPSQKLSILAIIIALLGTGGVAFQLQQQNSQYQAQIAALQNQLQQTQSAMSTELNQVKQETVAKATEVTHKAEVVLAQQQKSIESLQLAMADVKGRRPNDWLLAEADYLVKLAGRKLFLEHDVVSATSLMESADQRIAALNDPSLVPLRKAMAKDITDLKTIPLIDRDGLVLRLTALQQQVDQLPLANAILPEAKTVEKQQVSDDINNWQNNLMASLKAFSENFITFRTRDGNVIPLLSPEQHFYLKENIKAKIETAIKAVYQEQGEVYTTSLTTAEAWSQAFFNQDNNTVKEFTQSLKQLSEQKIQVQYPVKLQTQNQLADVIRERLRREVTSMTSTEAQQ; encoded by the coding sequence ATGACAAGTAAAAAAAATAACGAGCCAAATAAGCCTGAAGAAACAACTTCTCAACCAATAACCTCTGACGCCTCCACGCCAGAAACATCGAACACCGAATCGACTGCGTCCGTTTCAGCCGATGAACCAACGGTGACACCAACAACACCGCCACCAGCAGCCGCTGCAAAGAAAGAAGATAAAAAACCGAGCCAAAAACTCAGTATCCTTGCCATCATCATTGCGTTGTTGGGCACTGGCGGCGTGGCGTTCCAGCTTCAACAGCAAAACAGCCAATATCAGGCACAAATCGCTGCGCTGCAAAATCAGTTGCAACAAACGCAAAGCGCGATGAGCACTGAGCTTAACCAAGTGAAGCAAGAGACCGTCGCCAAAGCGACCGAAGTCACTCACAAAGCAGAAGTGGTGCTGGCTCAGCAGCAGAAAAGCATCGAAAGCTTGCAACTTGCAATGGCGGACGTAAAAGGCCGTCGCCCGAACGATTGGTTATTGGCGGAAGCCGACTACCTCGTCAAACTGGCGGGCCGAAAACTGTTCCTTGAGCATGACGTCGTGAGTGCCACCAGCTTGATGGAAAGTGCCGACCAACGCATCGCGGCACTCAACGATCCAAGCCTCGTGCCTCTGCGCAAAGCGATGGCCAAAGACATTACCGATCTGAAAACCATTCCACTGATTGACCGCGATGGTTTAGTACTGCGTTTGACCGCACTGCAACAACAAGTCGACCAATTGCCATTGGCAAATGCCATTCTGCCAGAAGCGAAGACCGTCGAGAAACAACAAGTCTCTGACGACATCAACAACTGGCAAAACAACTTAATGGCGTCGCTCAAAGCCTTCTCAGAGAACTTTATTACCTTCCGTACTCGCGATGGCAACGTCATTCCACTGTTGTCGCCAGAGCAGCACTTCTATCTGAAAGAGAACATCAAAGCGAAGATCGAAACCGCCATCAAAGCGGTCTATCAAGAACAAGGTGAGGTTTACACCACCTCACTCACCACCGCAGAAGCGTGGTCGCAAGCGTTCTTTAACCAAGATAACAACACGGTGAAAGAGTTTACTCAGTCGTTGAAACAGCTCAGCGAGCAAAAAATTCAGGTGCAATACCCTGTAAAACTGCAAACGCAAAATCAATTGGCGGATGTAATTCGTGAACGTCTACGCCGTGAAGTCACTAGCATGACCAGCACGGAGGCGCAGCAATGA
- a CDS encoding EAL domain-containing protein — protein MLIMLCSFWASAHEKNILVVHSYHQGFFWTDSFQLGLAQTLGERDIALRVLYLDTKRNQSASFLNQLYFLYKTKVEQERFDAIVVSDNVALQLMQRLAEPLAGTPVIFGGINNYTPEMHAGLNATGVIEDIDLLSNVSLIERLQPQAQQIFVVTDHSITGVALRAQVDKFLSRYPEYQQKVQHLVPNTLAELIERVQTLDLDSAVLFWAYYRDADGTLSDDDDWQELNRVSRAPIYMVHDLGLGHGAVGGVIQSGYKQGFATGEVLNQVLGSPASPLPKVKVVEPDIKLDYQAVARWKLGVEGEPASVLVNKPEPFSVRYAQEIRLYSAVFVMLVLVIVLLVYYLRRIQQSETLARESQSMLESIFDQSLQYIGILDRNGCLVSSNAQLQDLLFFQGVPLDRPLWQHQHWEDASASRLADYFSATEAQLSTFEAEIWSRNLGAMMLEVSLKPLHSVGDQRGQYLFEARDITSRKLMEEKLYKRESNLRNYYEQQPVMMVTLDKNNRIQQVNRFAQQLLGYQPLEMLGHLLQEFYCDAQAMTPRQMLLQPTPALQGVWRREIEYRHQDGSAVWIRENIRPLTESGQILIVGEDISHNKQLARQLEYQAKYDLLTDTFNRNQFDIELKRALREVESHRRVHAMLYIDLDQLKVLNDTAGHDAGDGAIQFCASMLEEVLPHTAILARLGGDEFAVLLKDSNEHTAIGVAKTIIATLSSQPFIWEKVQINLTCSIGIRMIDHTAESPQMVHAQADTACHAAKEQGRNRFKLFSLDSEELQRRQQEMESVNLVHDALANDRLELFAQRIIPLSKECDKMHFEILTRIRDKQGEYLSPAIFMPASERYNIAHLIDEQVVTKTLDWLEARPDALHQLGRCSINLSGHSMGNPEFMAFLLDRLTNSVIPCHKLCLEITETAAMKNVALAMDFFAQVKALGCLIALDDFGSGLSSFGYLKQLPVDVVKIDGIFVQDMHRNESDHIMVRAINELAQQMGKQTVAEFVENSEIIALLTELGVDYAQGYVIGYPTPLAELVAQWQDEFTSRSGS, from the coding sequence ATGTTGATAATGCTATGCAGCTTTTGGGCAAGTGCCCATGAGAAAAATATTTTAGTGGTGCACTCTTACCACCAAGGTTTCTTTTGGACTGACTCCTTCCAGCTTGGCCTCGCACAAACACTCGGTGAGCGCGACATCGCTCTGCGTGTGCTTTATCTCGATACCAAACGCAACCAAAGCGCCAGCTTTCTCAATCAGCTTTACTTTCTCTACAAAACCAAAGTGGAACAAGAACGCTTTGATGCGATTGTGGTGAGCGATAATGTCGCACTGCAGTTGATGCAGCGTTTGGCGGAGCCACTGGCGGGCACGCCGGTGATTTTTGGTGGCATTAATAATTACACGCCAGAAATGCACGCGGGTTTGAATGCCACTGGCGTGATTGAAGATATTGATTTGCTGTCGAACGTGTCGCTGATTGAGCGTTTGCAGCCCCAAGCACAGCAAATTTTTGTGGTAACGGACCATTCGATCACGGGCGTCGCGCTGCGCGCGCAGGTGGACAAGTTTTTGTCCCGCTATCCTGAGTATCAGCAAAAAGTACAACATTTAGTGCCGAATACGCTGGCCGAGTTGATTGAGCGTGTGCAAACGCTCGATTTAGACAGCGCGGTGCTGTTTTGGGCTTATTACCGCGATGCCGATGGTACGTTGAGTGATGATGACGATTGGCAGGAACTCAACCGCGTCAGCAGAGCACCGATCTACATGGTGCACGATCTCGGTCTTGGTCATGGCGCGGTCGGCGGTGTGATTCAAAGTGGTTACAAGCAAGGTTTTGCAACGGGTGAAGTGTTGAACCAAGTGCTGGGCTCACCCGCCTCACCTTTACCGAAAGTGAAGGTGGTGGAGCCTGACATCAAACTGGATTATCAAGCCGTGGCGCGCTGGAAGTTAGGGGTGGAAGGCGAGCCAGCCTCGGTGTTGGTCAATAAACCCGAGCCATTTTCAGTGCGTTACGCGCAAGAGATCCGCCTCTACAGCGCGGTATTTGTGATGTTGGTGCTGGTGATTGTGCTGTTAGTCTATTACTTGCGCCGTATTCAACAGAGCGAAACGTTAGCGCGTGAAAGTCAATCGATGCTCGAGTCAATTTTCGACCAGAGTTTGCAATACATCGGTATTTTAGACCGAAACGGCTGCTTGGTTTCCAGCAATGCACAATTGCAAGATCTGCTGTTTTTCCAAGGGGTGCCGCTAGATCGCCCTTTATGGCAACACCAACATTGGGAAGACGCATCTGCCTCTCGTTTGGCTGACTATTTTTCTGCGACGGAAGCGCAACTGAGCACCTTTGAAGCGGAGATTTGGAGTCGCAATCTCGGCGCGATGATGCTTGAAGTGTCTCTCAAACCGCTGCATAGCGTGGGAGATCAGCGAGGACAATACTTGTTTGAAGCACGAGACATCACCTCACGAAAGTTGATGGAAGAGAAGCTCTACAAACGTGAGTCCAACTTACGCAATTACTATGAGCAGCAGCCGGTGATGATGGTGACGCTGGATAAAAACAATCGTATTCAGCAGGTAAACCGTTTTGCTCAGCAGCTACTGGGCTATCAACCCTTAGAAATGCTCGGCCATCTGCTGCAAGAATTCTATTGTGATGCTCAAGCCATGACGCCAAGGCAAATGCTGCTGCAACCGACACCAGCACTGCAAGGGGTTTGGCGTCGAGAGATTGAGTATCGTCACCAAGACGGCAGCGCGGTGTGGATACGCGAAAACATTCGTCCATTGACCGAGTCCGGGCAAATTTTGATTGTTGGCGAAGACATCTCCCACAACAAGCAGCTGGCTCGTCAGTTGGAATACCAAGCCAAATACGATTTGTTGACCGATACCTTTAATCGGAACCAATTTGATATTGAACTCAAACGCGCGCTGCGCGAGGTGGAAAGCCATCGCCGTGTGCATGCGATGCTCTATATCGATTTGGATCAGCTTAAAGTGCTCAACGATACCGCAGGGCATGATGCGGGGGATGGGGCCATTCAATTTTGCGCCAGCATGTTGGAAGAGGTGTTGCCGCATACCGCGATTTTGGCGCGCTTAGGGGGCGATGAATTTGCTGTCTTACTCAAAGACAGCAATGAACACACCGCCATCGGTGTGGCGAAAACCATCATTGCTACATTGAGCAGCCAGCCTTTCATCTGGGAAAAAGTGCAGATAAACCTAACCTGCTCGATCGGCATTCGTATGATTGACCATACGGCCGAATCGCCGCAAATGGTGCATGCGCAGGCAGATACTGCCTGTCATGCGGCCAAAGAGCAGGGGCGTAATCGCTTCAAATTGTTTAGCTTGGACAGCGAAGAGTTACAACGCCGTCAGCAGGAGATGGAGAGTGTTAACCTAGTCCATGACGCACTTGCTAACGACCGTCTAGAACTCTTTGCTCAACGCATTATTCCACTCAGCAAAGAGTGCGACAAAATGCACTTTGAGATCCTAACGCGCATTCGTGACAAACAGGGGGAGTATCTCTCGCCTGCGATCTTTATGCCAGCATCCGAGCGCTACAACATTGCCCACCTGATTGATGAACAAGTGGTGACCAAAACCCTCGACTGGCTTGAGGCGCGCCCAGATGCGCTGCACCAGCTCGGTCGATGTTCGATAAACCTTTCGGGTCACTCGATGGGCAATCCAGAGTTTATGGCGTTTTTGCTCGACCGATTGACCAACAGTGTGATTCCTTGCCATAAACTCTGTCTGGAAATCACCGAAACCGCCGCGATGAAAAACGTCGCCTTAGCGATGGACTTCTTTGCTCAAGTGAAAGCACTTGGCTGCTTGATTGCGTTGGATGATTTTGGTTCAGGGCTGTCATCGTTTGGCTATCTCAAGCAATTGCCCGTCGATGTGGTGAAAATCGACGGCATTTTTGTGCAAGACATGCATCGCAATGAGAGCGATCACATCATGGTGCGAGCCATCAATGAGCTGGCACAGCAAATGGGTAAGCAAACCGTGGCTGAGTTCGTTGAAAACAGTGAAATTATTGCGTTACTGACAGAACTCGGTGTGGATTACGCCCAAGGCTACGTGATTGGTTATCCAACGCCATTGGCAGAGCTGGTGGCACAATGGCAGGACGAGTTTACATCGCGAAGTGGGTCTTGA
- a CDS encoding class I SAM-dependent methyltransferase, translating to MQLQLICEDAALQPYLDAIASKWQLTHDADSHFALVLTFERLELRKLDEPKLGAIYVDLAGGAVAHRRKFGGGKGQAIAKAAGLNKGATPTVLDGTAGLGRDAFVLASLGCKVQMVERNPVVAALLDDGLTRAKKDDEIGAWVSERMSLLHASSHDALAALASDAEFVRPDVVYLDPMYPHPENKKKTALVKKEMRVFQSLVGADTDADALLTPALALATKRVVVKRPDYAEWLDGVKPSMAIETKKNRFDVYVNASMS from the coding sequence GTGCAACTACAACTGATTTGTGAAGATGCGGCTTTACAGCCTTATCTCGACGCCATTGCCAGCAAATGGCAACTGACCCACGACGCAGACAGCCATTTCGCTCTTGTGCTGACGTTCGAGCGTTTGGAGTTGCGTAAGCTTGATGAACCTAAGCTGGGGGCAATTTATGTCGATTTGGCAGGCGGTGCGGTTGCGCATCGACGCAAGTTTGGTGGCGGCAAAGGGCAAGCCATAGCCAAAGCCGCGGGGCTCAACAAAGGGGCGACACCGACGGTTTTGGATGGCACGGCAGGGCTTGGGCGTGATGCGTTTGTCTTGGCCTCGCTTGGGTGCAAGGTGCAGATGGTGGAGCGCAACCCTGTTGTGGCCGCTTTGCTCGACGATGGCTTAACCAGAGCGAAAAAAGATGATGAAATCGGTGCTTGGGTGAGTGAGCGTATGTCACTGCTGCACGCGTCAAGCCACGATGCGCTCGCCGCGTTAGCCAGCGATGCCGAATTTGTTCGTCCCGATGTGGTCTATCTGGACCCAATGTACCCGCATCCTGAGAACAAAAAGAAAACCGCCTTAGTGAAAAAAGAGATGCGCGTGTTTCAATCTTTGGTGGGAGCAGATACCGATGCCGACGCGCTGCTCACACCGGCGTTAGCATTGGCGACCAAGCGTGTGGTGGTGAAGCGCCCAGACTATGCAGAGTGGCTCGATGGCGTTAAACCCAGCATGGCGATTGAGACCAAAAAGAACCGTTTTGACGTCTATGTCAACGCGTCGATGAGTTAA
- a CDS encoding carboxylate/amino acid/amine transporter, which produces MFYLSAVTLLWAFSFSLIGVYLAGQVDSWFSVLMRVALASVVFVPFLKFKGVSKRLIGKLMVVGGFQLGLMYCFYYQSFLLLSVPEVLLFTVFTPIYVTLIYDLLHGRFSPWYLVTAIIAVLGAVFIKFATINPNFLLGFLVVQGANLCFAIGQVGYKYIMEKEQLELPQHTVFGYFYLGALCVALVAFALMGNPSKLPTTELQWGILIYLGLIASGLGYFAWNKGATLVNAGALAVMNNALVPAGLIVNIVIWNRDVDFLRLTLGGGVILFSLWLNETWVKAKVERDFARKASQA; this is translated from the coding sequence ATGTTTTATCTCTCCGCAGTCACCCTGTTATGGGCATTTTCATTTAGCTTGATTGGCGTTTACCTCGCCGGTCAGGTGGATTCTTGGTTTTCGGTGCTGATGCGCGTAGCACTCGCCAGCGTCGTGTTTGTTCCTTTCCTCAAATTCAAAGGGGTCAGCAAGCGTCTGATCGGTAAATTAATGGTGGTCGGCGGCTTCCAGCTCGGCTTGATGTACTGCTTCTATTACCAATCGTTTCTGCTGCTGTCTGTTCCTGAAGTGTTGCTGTTCACCGTCTTTACGCCGATCTACGTCACGCTGATCTACGATTTGCTGCACGGGCGCTTCTCTCCTTGGTATTTGGTGACGGCCATCATCGCCGTATTAGGCGCCGTCTTTATCAAATTTGCCACCATTAACCCGAACTTCTTGCTGGGCTTTTTGGTGGTGCAAGGAGCAAACCTCTGTTTTGCCATTGGCCAAGTGGGCTACAAATACATCATGGAGAAAGAGCAACTCGAGTTGCCACAACACACGGTATTTGGCTACTTCTACCTTGGTGCACTGTGTGTGGCCTTAGTGGCGTTTGCTTTAATGGGCAATCCGAGCAAGCTGCCCACCACCGAACTGCAATGGGGAATTTTGATTTACTTAGGCCTGATTGCATCTGGCTTGGGCTATTTTGCCTGGAACAAAGGGGCAACGTTGGTTAATGCTGGAGCCTTGGCGGTAATGAACAACGCTTTGGTGCCAGCGGGGCTTATCGTCAACATCGTGATTTGGAATCGCGATGTCGATTTTCTGCGCCTAACATTGGGCGGCGGGGTCATTCTGTTTTCGCTGTGGCTGAATGAAACTTGGGTCAAAGCCAAAGTGGAACGCGACTTTGCTCGCAAAGCGTCACAAGCCTAG
- the ftnA gene encoding non-heme ferritin gives MLSQTMVEQLNAQINLEFFSSNLYLQMSAWCEDKGFDGAAQFLRVHAVEEMQHMQRLFTYVSETGALPILGAIAAPKHDFASLGEVFRETYEHEQMITQQINKLAHVAFTSQDYSTFNFLQWYVAEQHEEEKLFKGILDKIELVGEDGKALFFIDKDLAQMAKEGSSSIMDAPAA, from the coding sequence ATGCTGTCTCAGACTATGGTCGAACAATTGAATGCGCAAATTAATCTGGAATTTTTCTCATCCAATCTATACTTACAAATGAGTGCTTGGTGTGAAGATAAAGGATTTGATGGCGCAGCACAGTTTTTAAGAGTGCACGCTGTGGAAGAGATGCAACACATGCAACGCCTGTTCACTTACGTCAGCGAGACGGGTGCATTACCGATTCTGGGCGCGATTGCAGCACCAAAACATGATTTTGCAAGCTTGGGTGAAGTGTTCCGCGAAACGTATGAACATGAACAAATGATCACTCAGCAGATTAATAAGCTCGCTCATGTTGCGTTTACCAGTCAGGATTATTCAACCTTTAATTTCCTGCAGTGGTATGTCGCAGAGCAGCACGAAGAAGAAAAATTGTTCAAAGGGATTTTGGACAAAATTGAACTTGTTGGTGAAGATGGCAAAGCCCTGTTCTTCATCGATAAAGATCTGGCACAAATGGCGAAAGAAGGTTCATCTTCAATCATGGATGCTCCAGCAGCTTAA
- the uspA gene encoding universal stress protein UspA, with amino-acid sequence MSYQHILVAVDLSDDSKLLIDKAVSLAKALEAKVSFIHIDVNYAELYTGLIDINMAEAQHQAMEASRTQLANLAEYANFPITHTLVGSGDLSNELCDTIGEYQVDLLVCGHHQDFWSKLLSSTRQLINCSPVDMLVVPLKE; translated from the coding sequence ATGAGTTATCAACACATTTTAGTCGCGGTTGATCTTTCTGACGACAGCAAGCTATTGATCGATAAAGCTGTTTCTTTAGCAAAAGCTTTAGAAGCGAAAGTATCCTTTATTCATATTGATGTGAATTACGCCGAGCTGTACACCGGACTTATCGACATCAACATGGCCGAAGCACAACATCAGGCGATGGAAGCCTCGCGCACACAACTGGCGAATCTGGCGGAATATGCCAACTTCCCGATCACTCATACCTTGGTCGGCAGCGGCGATTTAAGCAATGAACTGTGTGACACCATTGGTGAGTACCAAGTGGATTTACTGGTGTGCGGCCATCACCAAGATTTTTGGAGTAAACTGCTCTCTTCTACTCGTCAACTGATCAACTGCTCTCCGGTTGATATGTTGGTTGTACCACTTAAAGAGTGA
- the uspB gene encoding universal stress protein UspB has translation MINGDIILFALMVVTGVNLARYLTALRSLIYIMREAHPLLYQQVDGNGFFTTHGNVTKQVRLYHYLKSKEYHHHHDEVFTGKCDRVRELFVLSVSLTGVTLLAAFLL, from the coding sequence ATGATCAATGGAGATATTATCCTGTTTGCGCTTATGGTGGTAACGGGGGTTAACCTCGCTCGTTATCTTACCGCTCTTCGTTCACTGATTTATATCATGCGTGAAGCGCATCCACTGTTATATCAACAAGTGGATGGTAACGGATTTTTTACCACTCACGGCAATGTCACCAAACAGGTGCGACTCTACCACTATCTGAAAAGCAAAGAGTACCACCATCATCACGATGAAGTTTTTACTGGGAAATGCGATCGGGTAAGAGAGTTATTCGTCCTGAGTGTAAGCTTGACCGGTGTGACTTTGTTGGCTGCATTTCTTCTGTAG